In Actinomycetota bacterium, the following are encoded in one genomic region:
- a CDS encoding 23S rRNA (uracil-5-)-methyltransferase RumA, whose translation ADVVVVDPPRKGCDQALLETISKMSPQRIVYLSCNPATLARDIRFLAENGFNPVEAQPVDMFPQTSHVESIVLMTYSGLKGK comes from the coding sequence GCCGATGTGGTAGTAGTTGATCCGCCCCGCAAAGGATGTGACCAAGCCCTCTTAGAAACTATCAGCAAAATGTCCCCGCAGCGAATCGTTTATCTCTCCTGCAACCCGGCTACATTAGCCAGGGATATCAGATTTCTGGCTGAAAATGGCTTTAACCCTGTTGAAGCACAACCTGTGGACATGTTCCCGCAGACAAGCCACGTTGAGAGTATAGTTCTGATGACGTATAGTGGTTTGAAGGGCAAATAA